One region of Polaribacter pectinis genomic DNA includes:
- the hemA gene encoding glutamyl-tRNA reductase: MKALGQEHFYNIGVSYKKADAEMRGKFSVSKENQVELLKSAKEKGVSGIFIISTCNRTEIFGFANRPCLLIELLCDFSEGTAKEFDNICNINKDQEAITHLFRMGTGLDSQILGDYEIVGQLRQSFKMAKAQKTTNAYLERLLNCVLQASKKVKNETKLSSGTTSVSYAAVQYIIKNLPDYNSKNILVFGLGKMGKHTCKNLAEYTQNKSVCLINRTEEKTTEFIKEHNSIRKSLIENLAEEVNNADVLIVSTGSDKPTITKEHISKNRELLILDLSMPENVAKDVADYSDVSLVNVDELSKITDETLAVRLQEIPTAEAIIEIHKSEFNDWLNHRRFTPAIAALKKSLETIKKDEINFQKKKISNFDEDQAEILTSRFIQKITTQFVKHLKDEETSVTESLDVIQKVFQS, from the coding sequence ATGAAAGCATTAGGGCAAGAGCACTTTTACAATATTGGCGTAAGTTACAAGAAAGCAGATGCAGAAATGCGTGGTAAATTTTCTGTATCTAAAGAAAATCAGGTAGAACTTCTAAAATCTGCCAAAGAAAAAGGTGTTTCTGGTATTTTTATAATTTCTACATGTAATAGAACCGAAATATTTGGTTTTGCAAATAGACCTTGTTTACTAATTGAATTGTTGTGTGATTTCTCTGAAGGAACTGCAAAAGAATTCGACAATATTTGTAATATTAACAAGGATCAAGAAGCCATTACTCATTTATTTAGAATGGGAACTGGTTTAGATAGTCAAATTTTAGGAGATTATGAGATTGTTGGTCAATTAAGACAATCTTTTAAAATGGCAAAAGCGCAAAAAACTACAAATGCGTATTTAGAAAGACTTTTAAATTGTGTTTTACAAGCAAGTAAAAAAGTAAAGAACGAAACAAAATTAAGTTCAGGTACAACATCTGTTTCTTATGCTGCTGTTCAATATATTATTAAAAATTTACCAGATTATAATTCTAAAAATATTTTAGTTTTTGGTTTGGGTAAAATGGGAAAACATACTTGCAAGAACCTTGCAGAATATACTCAAAATAAATCTGTTTGTTTAATTAATAGAACTGAAGAAAAAACGACTGAATTTATTAAAGAACACAATTCAATAAGAAAATCTTTAATAGAAAATTTAGCAGAAGAAGTTAATAATGCAGATGTTTTAATAGTTTCTACAGGGTCAGATAAACCAACAATTACAAAAGAACATATTTCTAAAAACAGAGAATTATTGATTTTAGATTTATCCATGCCAGAAAATGTAGCCAAAGATGTTGCAGATTATTCAGATGTTTCTTTAGTAAATGTAGATGAGCTTTCTAAAATTACAGATGAAACTTTAGCAGTTCGTTTACAAGAAATTCCTACTGCAGAAGCAATAATAGAAATACATAAAAGTGAGTTTAACGATTGGTTAAATCACAGAAGATTTACTCCAGCAATTGCTGCTTTAAAGAAATCTTTAGAAACTATAAAGAAAGACGAAATAAACTTTCAGAAGAAAAAAATAAGCAATTTTGATGAAGATCAGGCAGAAATACTTACTTCTCGCTTCATTCAAAAAATTACAACACAATTTGTAAAACATCTAAAAGAT
- a CDS encoding helix-turn-helix domain-containing protein — MFKNVGESTFEEIILDKGFYVLHFQNESKEVQNFEREINSTFIQIHFCLRGDSKFLFNDGSYSFDVLDNRSILLYNPQRTLPINLEIQPKTTLVSLLISIEKFHSLFSKESGYIPFLSDENSNKKYYDDTEIKPTVSIVLQQIINSNINSSIKDLYVKGKVYELLSLHFQHEESNDAEYCPFLVDEQNVIKIRKAKEIIITRMAEPPSLQELANEIGLSLKKLKEGFKQIYGDTVYSFLFDYKMEHSRRLLESNKYNVNEVGLQVGYSTASHFIAAFKKKFGTTPKKYVMSLNQ, encoded by the coding sequence ATGTTTAAAAATGTCGGAGAAAGTACTTTTGAAGAAATAATTCTTGATAAAGGTTTTTATGTTCTTCATTTTCAGAACGAAAGCAAAGAAGTTCAGAATTTCGAAAGAGAAATAAATAGTACTTTTATACAGATTCATTTTTGTTTACGAGGAGATTCTAAATTTTTATTTAACGACGGTTCTTATTCTTTTGATGTTTTAGATAATCGATCTATTTTATTATACAATCCGCAAAGAACATTACCAATTAACTTAGAAATTCAACCTAAAACAACGTTGGTTTCATTATTAATTTCTATTGAAAAATTTCATTCTTTATTCTCTAAAGAATCTGGCTACATTCCATTTTTAAGTGATGAAAATAGTAATAAAAAATATTACGATGACACTGAAATAAAACCAACAGTTTCTATTGTTTTACAGCAAATTATCAACTCTAATATTAATAGTTCTATTAAAGATTTATATGTAAAAGGAAAGGTTTACGAATTGTTGAGTTTACATTTTCAGCATGAAGAAAGTAATGATGCAGAATATTGTCCATTTTTAGTTGATGAACAAAATGTTATAAAAATTAGAAAAGCGAAAGAAATTATTATAACAAGAATGGCAGAACCACCAAGTTTGCAAGAATTAGCAAACGAAATTGGTTTGAGTCTAAAAAAACTAAAAGAAGGTTTTAAGCAAATTTATGGAGACACAGTCTATAGTTTTTTGTTTGATTATAAAATGGAACACTCTAGAAGATTATTAGAAAGCAACAAGTACAATGTAAATGAAGTTGGCTTACAGGTTGGTTATAGTACTGCAAGTCATTTTATTGCAGCTTTTAAAAAGAAATTTGGCACAACACCAAAGAAATATGTAATGAGCCTGAATCAGTAA
- a CDS encoding TrmH family RNA methyltransferase, which yields MKQLTHYDIENKQKQFPITIVCDAIRTPENIGMCFRISESFGVEKIYFHENSPTIENRIVKKTARNTVNQIEHDTYSNFAEIINKLKAAGNTIIGIEITDKSINIQDFNFKNHEKIVLLLGSERNGIENIDLVDYTVSIPMFGRNSSMNVIHSLAISLYEVTNQFLTNNRQE from the coding sequence TTGAAACAACTAACACATTACGATATCGAAAATAAGCAGAAACAATTTCCAATAACAATTGTTTGTGATGCGATTAGAACTCCAGAAAATATTGGAATGTGTTTTCGTATTTCCGAAAGTTTTGGAGTTGAAAAAATTTATTTTCACGAGAACTCACCAACAATAGAAAATAGAATTGTAAAGAAAACTGCGAGAAACACTGTCAACCAAATTGAACATGACACTTATTCTAATTTTGCTGAAATTATCAACAAATTAAAAGCAGCAGGCAATACAATTATTGGAATAGAAATTACTGATAAAAGCATAAATATTCAAGATTTTAATTTTAAAAATCATGAGAAAATCGTTTTACTTTTGGGAAGCGAAAGAAACGGAATTGAAAACATAGATTTAGTCGATTATACAGTTTCAATTCCTATGTTTGGTAGAAATTCGAGCATGAATGTAATTCATAGTTTAGCGATTTCGCTATATGAGGTAACGAATCAGTTTTTAACTAACAACAGGCAAGAATAA